A stretch of Limanda limanda chromosome 7, fLimLim1.1, whole genome shotgun sequence DNA encodes these proteins:
- the ralgapb gene encoding ral GTPase-activating protein subunit beta isoform X5, translating into MYSEWRSLQLVVQSDLGHLSVLHTFPNNVGTEVANAVVKPLGTAVSPVATENILKTDKEVKWTMEVLCYGLTLPLEGDTVKLCVDVYTDWMMALVSPRDSMPQPVVKEPNMYVQSILKHLYNVFVPRPDQHSLNHIRLCQQVLTAVQKLARESVSMVRETWEVLLLFLLRINDTLLAPPTVGVGVAEKLAEKLMAVLFEVWLLACARCFPTPPYWKTAREMLANWRHHPPVVEQWSRVACALTSRLLRFTHGPPFPPFKVPDEDASLIPLEMDNDCVAQTWYRFLHMLSNPVDLSNPAIVSTTPKFQEQFLNSSGIPHEVVLHPCLKQLPQIFFRAMRGVSCLVDAFLGVSVEKRDVRERVFTFAPVLLLHGISRPRADSAPPTPVNRMSMSPPPSITNTTPPHSRKQRHTVVTKTTSKSSTSSGSQPTKASQQQQQQQQQQNSSSPTLLSSPNQSSWESRPLPAPARPKVNSILNLFGQWLFDAALVHCKLHSGLSRDPSMTAIATQVGLELRRKGSQMSNDSMVSNPMFDANEFPESYEAGRAEACGTLCRIFCSKKTGEEILPVYLSRFYMVLIQGLQISDFICRPVLASIILNSSSLFCTDLKGINVVVPYFIAALETIVPDRELSKFKIYVNPTDLRRASINILLAMLPLPHHFGNIKSEVLLEGKFNEEDGWPHDQPVSFHSLRLRLVNVLIGALQTETDPTNTQLILGAMLNIVQDSALLESIGAQTETGSIDGSHVTVRSQSHSRTNSGISFTSGGSTEATSPDSERPAQALLRDYDTAAGLLVRSIHLVTQRLNSQWRQDMSISLAALELLAGLAKVKVGVDSSDRKRAVSSICGYIVYQCSRPAPLQSRDLHSMIVAAFQFLCVWLTEHPDMLDEKDCLVEVLEIVELGISGSKSRQEQEVRHKGEKEHNPASMRVKDAAEATLSCIMQVLGAFPSPSGPASTCSLLNEDTLIRYARLSSTGASNFRYFVLDNSVILAMLEQPLGNEQNPSPSVTVLIRGTAGRHAWTMQLFHQPRGARANQRVFVPEGRPLPKNDVGIKYSVKQRPFPEEVDKIPLVKADVSIPDLDDIVSKELEVQHDRLRILMTKQIEYENALERHSEDVWKSNTFPDPQTDCKPPPPSQEFQTARLFLSHFGFLSLEALKEPNNSRLPPHLIGLESSLPGFFDDISYLDLLPCRPFDTVFIFYVRAGQKSSHEILRNVESSSSVQPHFLEFLLSLGWPVDVGRHPGWTGHLDTSWSLNSCCDNNDTQQIEEAATPEDTGGSVFNGEKKVLYYADALTEIAFVVPSLTENSEESSVHSDSTVEADTNTETVPGLLKQPNLTLELFPNHSENLESAKKLSPLVKAKRSSTGKSFPPLGPETKVFVVWVERFDDIENFPLTELLAETSTGLEASMSNSTSCRSGLLEKDVPLIFIQPLKTGLFRIRLHGAVGKFGMVIPLVDGMVVSRRALGFLVRQTVINVCRRKRLESDLYNPPHVRRKQKITEIVQRYRNKQLEPEFYTSLFHDVGEGKPHL; encoded by the exons ATGTACTCCGAGTGGCGCTCGCTGCAGCTGGTGGTGCAGAGCGACCTGGGCCACCTCAGTGTCCTGCACACCTTTCCCAACAATGTGGGCACGGAGGTGGCAAATGCTGTGGTCAAACCTCTGGGCACAGCTGTGAGCCCTGTTGCCACAGAGAACATCCTCAAGACAGACAAGGAg GTAAAGTGGACCATGGAAGTGCTGTGTTATGGCCTCACCCTCCCCTTAGAAGGGGACACGGTCAAgctgtgtgtagatgtgtacaCAGACTGGATGATGGCCCTGGTGTCGCCCAGGGACTCCATGCCTCAGCCTGTGGTGAAGGAGCCCAATATGTATGTCCAGTCCATCCTCAAACATCTCTACAACGTGTTCGTACCAAG GCCTGACCAGCACAGTCTGAACCACATCAGGCTTTGCCAGCAGGTTCTGACTGCTGTCCAGAAACTGGCAAGAGAGTCCGTCTCCATGGTTAGGGAAACCTgggaggtgctgctgctgttcctgctACGCATCAATGACACCTTACTTGCCCCACCCACAGTTGGAG TTGGCGTGGCAGAGAAACTGGCAGAGAAATTGATGGCAGTGCTGTTTGAGGTGTGGCTGCTGGCATGCGCCCGCTGTTTTCCCACGCCACCGTACTGGAAGACGGCTCGGGAGATGCTGGCCAATTGGAGACACCACCCTCCTGTCGTAGAGCAGTGGAGCAGAGTGGCCTGTGCCCTGACCTCCAG GCTTTTGCGCTTCACCCACGGACCGCCCTTCCCTCCGTTTAAAGTTCCTGATGAGGATGCCAGCCTGATTCCTCTGGAGATGGACAATGACTGTGTGGCACAGACGTGGTACCGCTTTCTCCACATGCTTAG CAATCCAGTGGACCTGAGCAACCCTGCGATAGTGAGCACCACTCCAAAGTTTCAGGAACAGTTTCTAAACTCCAGCGGTATCCCTCATGAAGTGGTACTGCATCCGTGTTTGAAACAGCTCCCCCAGATCTTCTTCAGGGCCATGAGGGGGGTCAGCTGCCTAGTAGATGCCTTCCTGG GTGTCTCTGTTGAAAAGAGAGATGTACGGGAGAGGGTGTTCACTTTTGCCCCAGTGCTGCTCCTCCATG GTATATCACGTCCAAGAGCTGACAGTGCCCCGCCCACCCCGGTCAACAGAATGAGCATGTCCCCGCCCCCCTCCATCACCAACACCACGCCCCCTCACAGCCGCAAGCAGCGGCACACTGTGGTCACCAAAACCACAAGCAAGAGTTCAACT AGCAGTGGTAGTCAACCAACCAAAgcatcccagcagcagcagcagcagcagcagcagcaaaattCGTCCTCCCCGACCCTGCTCTCCAGCCCCAACCAGAGCAGCTGGGAGTCTCGGCCTCTGCCCGCCCCGGCAAGGCCGAAGGTTAACAGCATCCTTAACCTGTTTGGCCAGTGGCTTTTTGACGCTGCTCTGGTGCACTGTAAGCTCCACAGCGGCCTCAGCCGGGACCCTAGCATGACGG CGATAGCCACTCAAGTAGGTCTGGAGCTGAGAAGGAAGGGTTCTCAAATGTCCAATGACTCCATGGTGTCAAACCCCATGTTTGACGCCAACGAGTTCCCGGAGAGCTATGAGGCTGGACGAGCCGAGGCCTGTGGAACTCTCTGCCGCATCTTCTGTAGCAAGAAAACTGGAGAAGAGATTCTGCCTGTTTATCTTTCCAG ATTCTACATGGTCCTGATTCAGGGTCTCCAGATCTCTGACTTCATCTGCAGACCAGTTCTGGCTTCTATCATTCtcaactcttcctctctcttctgtacTGACCTGAAGGGCATCAATGTGGTAGTGCCCTACTTCATAGCTGCCTTGGAGACTATAGTTCCAGACAG GGAGCTGTCGAAATTCAAGATCTATGTAAATCCTACTGACCTAAGGAGAGCCTCCATCAACATCCTGCTCGCCATGTTGCCGTTGCCGCATCACTTTGGCAACATCAAATCAGAG GTTCTGTTGGAGGGAAAGTTCAATGAGGAGGATGGGTGGCCTCATGACCAGCCTGTGTCTTTCCATTCCCTGAGGCTACGGCTCGTCAATGTCCTGATCGGAGCACTGCAAACTGAGACTGACCCCACTAACACTCAGCTCATTCTGG GTGCAATGCTCAATATCGTTCAAGACTCGGCTCTCTTGGAGTCCATTGGTGCACAGACTGAAACA GGGAGTATAGATGGGAGCCATGTGACAGTGAGGAGTCAGAGTCACAGCCGCACCAACAGCGGCATTAGTTTCACCAGCGGAGGCAGCACAGAGGCAACCAGCCCAGATTCCGAGCGTCCTGCTCAGGCTCTGCTGCGAGACTACG ATACGGCGGCGGGCCTGCTGGTGCGCAGTATCCACCTGGTCACACAGAGGCTCAACTCTCAGTGGAGGCAAGACATGAGCATTTCACTGGCTGCCCTGGAACTGCTGGCTGGGCTCGCCAAG GTGAAGGTCGGAGTGGACTCTTCAGACCGTAAACGTGCCGTCAGCTCTATATGTGGGTACATCGTGTACCAGTGTAGCCGTCCAGCTCCTCTTCAATCTCGAGACCTCCACTCTATGATTGTCGCTGCCTtccagtttctgtgtgtgtggctcacaGAACACCCTGACATGCTGGATGAGAAG GATTGTTTGGTAGAGGTGTTGGAGATTGTGGAGCTAGGAATATCTGGTAGCAAGTCCcgacaggaacaggaagttcGGCATAAAGGGGAGAAGGAGCACAACCCGGCTTCAATGAGGGTGAAGGACGCTGCTGAGGCAACCCTGTCCTG TATCATGCAGGTGTTGGGGGCCTTCCCTTCTCCCAGCGGGCCTGCCTCCACCTGCAGCCTACTGAATGAAGACACCCTGATTCGTTACGCCAGACTCAGTTCCACAGGAGCCAGCAACTTCCGCTACTTTGTGCTGGACAACTCTGTCATCCTCGCCATGCTGGAGCAGCCTCTCGGCAACGAGCAGA ACCCCAGTCCATCGGTGACAGTTTTAATCCGAGGCACAGCTGGCAGACATGCCTGGACCATGCAGCTCTTCCACCAACCCAGAGGAGCTCGGGCCAATCAGAGG GTGTTTGTTCCAGAGGGTCGTCCTCTGCCGAAAAATGATGTGGGGATAAAATACAGCGTCAAGCAGAGGCCCTTCCCTGAAGAGGTGGATAAGATTCCTCTTGTCAAGGCTGACGTCAGTATTCCTGACCTGGATGACATTGTCAGTAAAGAG CTGGAGGTTCAGCATGACAGGCTTCGTATTCTGATGACCAAGCAGATAGAGTATGAGAACGCCTTGGAGCGGCACAGTGAGGACGTCTGGAAGTCCAACACTTTCCCTGACCCACAGACGGACTGtaaacctcctcctccgtcgCAGGAGTTCCAGACGGCGCGTCTGTTCCTCTCCCACTTTGGCTTTCTCTCTCTGGAGGCACTGAAG GAGCCCAACAACAGTCGTCTACCTCCTCATCTGATTGGCCTGGAGTCATCCTTGCCAGGGTTTTTTGATGACATCAGCTACTTGGACCTGCTTCCCTGTCGACCATTTGACACCGTCTTTATTTTCTACGTGAGAGCCGGACAGAAAAGTAGCCACGAG ATCCTGAGGAACGTGGAGTCATCATCGAGTGTCCAGCCTCACTTCTTGGAGTTCCTGCTGTCCTTGGGCTGGCCTGTGGACGTGGGACGCCACCCAGGTTGGACGGGACACCTGGACACCAGCTGGTCCCTGAACTCCTGCTGCGACAACAATGATACACAACAAATAG AGGAAGCAGCTACTCCTGAGGACACCGGAGGTTCTGTGTTCAACGGGGAGAAGAAGGTTTTGTACTACGCTGATGCTCTGACAGAGATTGCCTTCGTTGTTCCATCTTTGACAGAAAACTCGG AGGAGTCATCAGTGCACAGTGACTCCACAGTGGAGGCCGACACCAACACAGAAACAGTGCCTGGTTTACTCAAACAACCCAACCTCACACTGGAGCTCTTCCCCAACCATTCAGAAAACCTTGAGTCTGCCAAGAAG CTGAGTCCTTTGGTGAAGGCAAAGAGGTCATCAACTGGAAAGTCCTTCCCGCCACTGGGTCCGGAGACAAAAGTGTTCGTGGTTTGGGTGGAGCGCTTTGATGATATTG agAACTTCCCGTTGACTGAGCTCTTGGCGGAAACCAGCACAGGCTTGGAGGCTAGCATGAGCAACAGCACTTCCTGCAG GTCGGGCTTACTAGAGAAGGATGTTCCACTGATCTTCATCCAGCCTCTGAAGACGGGACTGTTCAGGATTCGGCTGCATGGAGCTGTGGGCAAATTTGGCATGGTGATCCCCCTGGTGGACGGCATGGTGGTCAGCCGCAGAGCTCTAG GGTTCCTGGTGCGTCAGACGGTCATCAACGTGTGCCGACGGAAGCGTCTGGAAAGTGACTTGTACAACCCGCCCCatgtgaggcggaagcagaaaATAACGGAGATTGTCCAGCGTTACCGCAACAAGCAGCTGGAGCCAGAGTTTTACACCTCGCTCTTCCATGATGTGGGGGAGGGAAAGCCTCACCTCTAA
- the ralgapb gene encoding ral GTPase-activating protein subunit beta isoform X8, whose amino-acid sequence MYSEWRSLQLVVQSDLGHLSVLHTFPNNVGTEVANAVVKPLGTAVSPVATENILKTDKEVKWTMEVLCYGLTLPLEGDTVKLCVDVYTDWMMALVSPRDSMPQPVVKEPNMYVQSILKHLYNVFVPRPDQHSLNHIRLCQQVLTAVQKLARESVSMVRETWEVLLLFLLRINDTLLAPPTVGVGVAEKLAEKLMAVLFEVWLLACARCFPTPPYWKTAREMLANWRHHPPVVEQWSRVACALTSRLLRFTHGPPFPPFKVPDEDASLIPLEMDNDCVAQTWYRFLHMLSNPVDLSNPAIVSTTPKFQEQFLNSSGIPHEVVLHPCLKQLPQIFFRAMRGVSCLVDAFLGISRPRADSAPPTPVNRMSMSPPPSITNTTPPHSRKQRHTVVTKTTSKSSTSSGSQPTKASQQQQQQQQQQNSSSPTLLSSPNQSSWESRPLPAPARPKVNSILNLFGQWLFDAALVHCKLHSGLSRDPSMTAIATQVGLELRRKGSQMSNDSMVSNPMFDANEFPESYEAGRAEACGTLCRIFCSKKTGEEILPVYLSRFYMVLIQGLQISDFICRPVLASIILNSSSLFCTDLKGINVVVPYFIAALETIVPDRELSKFKIYVNPTDLRRASINILLAMLPLPHHFGNIKSEVLLEGKFNEEDGWPHDQPVSFHSLRLRLVNVLIGALQTETDPTNTQLILGAMLNIVQDSALLESIGAQTETGSIDGSHVTVRSQSHSRTNSGISFTSGGSTEATSPDSERPAQALLRDYDTAAGLLVRSIHLVTQRLNSQWRQDMSISLAALELLAGLAKVKVGVDSSDRKRAVSSICGYIVYQCSRPAPLQSRDLHSMIVAAFQFLCVWLTEHPDMLDEKDCLVEVLEIVELGISGSKSRQEQEVRHKGEKEHNPASMRVKDAAEATLSCIMQVLGAFPSPSGPASTCSLLNEDTLIRYARLSSTGASNFRYFVLDNSVILAMLEQPLGNEQNPSPSVTVLIRGTAGRHAWTMQLFHQPRGARANQRQVFVPEGRPLPKNDVGIKYSVKQRPFPEEVDKIPLVKADVSIPDLDDIVSKELEVQHDRLRILMTKQIEYENALERHSEDVWKSNTFPDPQTDCKPPPPSQEFQTARLFLSHFGFLSLEALKEPNNSRLPPHLIGLESSLPGFFDDISYLDLLPCRPFDTVFIFYVRAGQKSSHEILRNVESSSSVQPHFLEFLLSLGWPVDVGRHPGWTGHLDTSWSLNSCCDNNDTQQIEEAATPEDTGGSVFNGEKKVLYYADALTEIAFVVPSLTENSEESSVHSDSTVEADTNTETVPGLLKQPNLTLELFPNHSENLESAKKLSPLVKAKRSSTGKSFPPLGPETKVFVVWVERFDDIENFPLTELLAETSTGLEASMSNSTSCRSGLLEKDVPLIFIQPLKTGLFRIRLHGAVGKFGMVIPLVDGMVVSRRALGFLVRQTVINVCRRKRLESDLYNPPHVRRKQKITEIVQRYRNKQLEPEFYTSLFHDVGEGKPHL is encoded by the exons ATGTACTCCGAGTGGCGCTCGCTGCAGCTGGTGGTGCAGAGCGACCTGGGCCACCTCAGTGTCCTGCACACCTTTCCCAACAATGTGGGCACGGAGGTGGCAAATGCTGTGGTCAAACCTCTGGGCACAGCTGTGAGCCCTGTTGCCACAGAGAACATCCTCAAGACAGACAAGGAg GTAAAGTGGACCATGGAAGTGCTGTGTTATGGCCTCACCCTCCCCTTAGAAGGGGACACGGTCAAgctgtgtgtagatgtgtacaCAGACTGGATGATGGCCCTGGTGTCGCCCAGGGACTCCATGCCTCAGCCTGTGGTGAAGGAGCCCAATATGTATGTCCAGTCCATCCTCAAACATCTCTACAACGTGTTCGTACCAAG GCCTGACCAGCACAGTCTGAACCACATCAGGCTTTGCCAGCAGGTTCTGACTGCTGTCCAGAAACTGGCAAGAGAGTCCGTCTCCATGGTTAGGGAAACCTgggaggtgctgctgctgttcctgctACGCATCAATGACACCTTACTTGCCCCACCCACAGTTGGAG TTGGCGTGGCAGAGAAACTGGCAGAGAAATTGATGGCAGTGCTGTTTGAGGTGTGGCTGCTGGCATGCGCCCGCTGTTTTCCCACGCCACCGTACTGGAAGACGGCTCGGGAGATGCTGGCCAATTGGAGACACCACCCTCCTGTCGTAGAGCAGTGGAGCAGAGTGGCCTGTGCCCTGACCTCCAG GCTTTTGCGCTTCACCCACGGACCGCCCTTCCCTCCGTTTAAAGTTCCTGATGAGGATGCCAGCCTGATTCCTCTGGAGATGGACAATGACTGTGTGGCACAGACGTGGTACCGCTTTCTCCACATGCTTAG CAATCCAGTGGACCTGAGCAACCCTGCGATAGTGAGCACCACTCCAAAGTTTCAGGAACAGTTTCTAAACTCCAGCGGTATCCCTCATGAAGTGGTACTGCATCCGTGTTTGAAACAGCTCCCCCAGATCTTCTTCAGGGCCATGAGGGGGGTCAGCTGCCTAGTAGATGCCTTCCTGG GTATATCACGTCCAAGAGCTGACAGTGCCCCGCCCACCCCGGTCAACAGAATGAGCATGTCCCCGCCCCCCTCCATCACCAACACCACGCCCCCTCACAGCCGCAAGCAGCGGCACACTGTGGTCACCAAAACCACAAGCAAGAGTTCAACT AGCAGTGGTAGTCAACCAACCAAAgcatcccagcagcagcagcagcagcagcagcagcaaaattCGTCCTCCCCGACCCTGCTCTCCAGCCCCAACCAGAGCAGCTGGGAGTCTCGGCCTCTGCCCGCCCCGGCAAGGCCGAAGGTTAACAGCATCCTTAACCTGTTTGGCCAGTGGCTTTTTGACGCTGCTCTGGTGCACTGTAAGCTCCACAGCGGCCTCAGCCGGGACCCTAGCATGACGG CGATAGCCACTCAAGTAGGTCTGGAGCTGAGAAGGAAGGGTTCTCAAATGTCCAATGACTCCATGGTGTCAAACCCCATGTTTGACGCCAACGAGTTCCCGGAGAGCTATGAGGCTGGACGAGCCGAGGCCTGTGGAACTCTCTGCCGCATCTTCTGTAGCAAGAAAACTGGAGAAGAGATTCTGCCTGTTTATCTTTCCAG ATTCTACATGGTCCTGATTCAGGGTCTCCAGATCTCTGACTTCATCTGCAGACCAGTTCTGGCTTCTATCATTCtcaactcttcctctctcttctgtacTGACCTGAAGGGCATCAATGTGGTAGTGCCCTACTTCATAGCTGCCTTGGAGACTATAGTTCCAGACAG GGAGCTGTCGAAATTCAAGATCTATGTAAATCCTACTGACCTAAGGAGAGCCTCCATCAACATCCTGCTCGCCATGTTGCCGTTGCCGCATCACTTTGGCAACATCAAATCAGAG GTTCTGTTGGAGGGAAAGTTCAATGAGGAGGATGGGTGGCCTCATGACCAGCCTGTGTCTTTCCATTCCCTGAGGCTACGGCTCGTCAATGTCCTGATCGGAGCACTGCAAACTGAGACTGACCCCACTAACACTCAGCTCATTCTGG GTGCAATGCTCAATATCGTTCAAGACTCGGCTCTCTTGGAGTCCATTGGTGCACAGACTGAAACA GGGAGTATAGATGGGAGCCATGTGACAGTGAGGAGTCAGAGTCACAGCCGCACCAACAGCGGCATTAGTTTCACCAGCGGAGGCAGCACAGAGGCAACCAGCCCAGATTCCGAGCGTCCTGCTCAGGCTCTGCTGCGAGACTACG ATACGGCGGCGGGCCTGCTGGTGCGCAGTATCCACCTGGTCACACAGAGGCTCAACTCTCAGTGGAGGCAAGACATGAGCATTTCACTGGCTGCCCTGGAACTGCTGGCTGGGCTCGCCAAG GTGAAGGTCGGAGTGGACTCTTCAGACCGTAAACGTGCCGTCAGCTCTATATGTGGGTACATCGTGTACCAGTGTAGCCGTCCAGCTCCTCTTCAATCTCGAGACCTCCACTCTATGATTGTCGCTGCCTtccagtttctgtgtgtgtggctcacaGAACACCCTGACATGCTGGATGAGAAG GATTGTTTGGTAGAGGTGTTGGAGATTGTGGAGCTAGGAATATCTGGTAGCAAGTCCcgacaggaacaggaagttcGGCATAAAGGGGAGAAGGAGCACAACCCGGCTTCAATGAGGGTGAAGGACGCTGCTGAGGCAACCCTGTCCTG TATCATGCAGGTGTTGGGGGCCTTCCCTTCTCCCAGCGGGCCTGCCTCCACCTGCAGCCTACTGAATGAAGACACCCTGATTCGTTACGCCAGACTCAGTTCCACAGGAGCCAGCAACTTCCGCTACTTTGTGCTGGACAACTCTGTCATCCTCGCCATGCTGGAGCAGCCTCTCGGCAACGAGCAGA ACCCCAGTCCATCGGTGACAGTTTTAATCCGAGGCACAGCTGGCAGACATGCCTGGACCATGCAGCTCTTCCACCAACCCAGAGGAGCTCGGGCCAATCAGAGG CAGGTGTTTGTTCCAGAGGGTCGTCCTCTGCCGAAAAATGATGTGGGGATAAAATACAGCGTCAAGCAGAGGCCCTTCCCTGAAGAGGTGGATAAGATTCCTCTTGTCAAGGCTGACGTCAGTATTCCTGACCTGGATGACATTGTCAGTAAAGAG CTGGAGGTTCAGCATGACAGGCTTCGTATTCTGATGACCAAGCAGATAGAGTATGAGAACGCCTTGGAGCGGCACAGTGAGGACGTCTGGAAGTCCAACACTTTCCCTGACCCACAGACGGACTGtaaacctcctcctccgtcgCAGGAGTTCCAGACGGCGCGTCTGTTCCTCTCCCACTTTGGCTTTCTCTCTCTGGAGGCACTGAAG GAGCCCAACAACAGTCGTCTACCTCCTCATCTGATTGGCCTGGAGTCATCCTTGCCAGGGTTTTTTGATGACATCAGCTACTTGGACCTGCTTCCCTGTCGACCATTTGACACCGTCTTTATTTTCTACGTGAGAGCCGGACAGAAAAGTAGCCACGAG ATCCTGAGGAACGTGGAGTCATCATCGAGTGTCCAGCCTCACTTCTTGGAGTTCCTGCTGTCCTTGGGCTGGCCTGTGGACGTGGGACGCCACCCAGGTTGGACGGGACACCTGGACACCAGCTGGTCCCTGAACTCCTGCTGCGACAACAATGATACACAACAAATAG AGGAAGCAGCTACTCCTGAGGACACCGGAGGTTCTGTGTTCAACGGGGAGAAGAAGGTTTTGTACTACGCTGATGCTCTGACAGAGATTGCCTTCGTTGTTCCATCTTTGACAGAAAACTCGG AGGAGTCATCAGTGCACAGTGACTCCACAGTGGAGGCCGACACCAACACAGAAACAGTGCCTGGTTTACTCAAACAACCCAACCTCACACTGGAGCTCTTCCCCAACCATTCAGAAAACCTTGAGTCTGCCAAGAAG CTGAGTCCTTTGGTGAAGGCAAAGAGGTCATCAACTGGAAAGTCCTTCCCGCCACTGGGTCCGGAGACAAAAGTGTTCGTGGTTTGGGTGGAGCGCTTTGATGATATTG agAACTTCCCGTTGACTGAGCTCTTGGCGGAAACCAGCACAGGCTTGGAGGCTAGCATGAGCAACAGCACTTCCTGCAG GTCGGGCTTACTAGAGAAGGATGTTCCACTGATCTTCATCCAGCCTCTGAAGACGGGACTGTTCAGGATTCGGCTGCATGGAGCTGTGGGCAAATTTGGCATGGTGATCCCCCTGGTGGACGGCATGGTGGTCAGCCGCAGAGCTCTAG GGTTCCTGGTGCGTCAGACGGTCATCAACGTGTGCCGACGGAAGCGTCTGGAAAGTGACTTGTACAACCCGCCCCatgtgaggcggaagcagaaaATAACGGAGATTGTCCAGCGTTACCGCAACAAGCAGCTGGAGCCAGAGTTTTACACCTCGCTCTTCCATGATGTGGGGGAGGGAAAGCCTCACCTCTAA